Within Chelatococcus sp. HY11, the genomic segment CGACGGCGCTGCGCAGTAAATCGAGATGCGCGCCGCGATTGCGCCCGCCCGAGACGGCGCGCGCGGTGGCGCTGGCCTCGAGCGCAATGCGCGCCTCGATGAGGTCCGACACGCGCTCGTTGGTCACTGGCCGCAGACGAATACCCTTGTAGGGCTCGTTGATGACCACGCCCTGGCTCTCGAGAAGCCGCAGCGCCTCCCGCACGGGAACCCGGCTGACGCCGAGCTTCCGCGCGAGTTCCGCCTCGACGATGCGATCACCCGGCAGGATGAGGCCGGCCGACGCCCCCGCGATGATCGCTTCAATGGCGAGATCCACAAGGGTTTGCGGCTGCAGCCGCTGCCAATCCGCACCGGCTGCTTCAGCGGCCCGCGTCGGCTCAATCACTGCGCTCGTCCTCGTATGTTGCATCTTATCCTGGCGACCACCGTGTTCGATGAGCTCACTTGACTTATCGTAGAATCGTATACGATGATACGATTATAAGAGCAAGGAGGGCAATGTGGGGACTTCCACTGAAAGCCGCATTCGATGTGACATTGATCTCGACGCATCCGGGAGACAGGCGGGTTACCTGAGGGCGCCGCTTTCGCGGAATACCTCCGGATGGGGCACCGTCGAAATCCCGATCGTATCCGTCAAGAATGGCTCAGGACCGACCGTACTGTTCACGGGCGGCGTGCATGGTGATGAATATGAAGGCCAGATCGCGGTCTCCCGGCTGGCCCGGTCGCTCGATCCCAGCACGATTCAAGGCCGCGTCATCATGATTCCGGCACTCAATATGCCGGCCGTCATGAATGATACGCGACTGTCACCAGTTGATAATCGCGACATGAACCGGTGCTTTCCAGGTAATCCGCGCGGAACATTCTCGGAGATGCTTGCCCATTTCGTGGACGCGCTCCTTCTTCCGCATGTCGATATCTCGGTCGATCTACATACAGCCGGGCATTCGGGCGACTCGGCCCTGTCCACAAACATGCATTATGTAAAGGACGGCGCGCTCCGCGACCGCACCATGGCGGCGGCATCGGCGTTCGGCGCCCCTTACAACGTGGTATTCTGGGGCGTCGACGAAGGCGCGACCCTCACCTCATCGGTGGAGCGGCGCGGCATCCTCTCGCTTGGCACGGAGCTGGGCGGCTGGGGACGCGTGAATGTCGAGGGCGTGCGCATCGCCGACCGTGCGCTCACCAACATTCTCAAGCATTTCGAACTCATGGACGGTCAGCCGGACACCCGCCAGCGCGACGGCTCGCCGCGAACCCGCCACATGATGGTCCGCGACGCGGCCGGCTACAGCTTTGCCCCGGCGAACGGGCTTTTCGAGCCGCGTCATGTCGTGGGCGACGTCTGCAAGGCCGGCGACCTCGCCGGTCTCCTGCATTTCGTGGAAGATGTCGACCGGGCGCCCATCGAGGTTCGCTACAAGCTCGACGGTGTCCTGTGGATGTCGGCAGGGCCGGGCCGCGTGCAGCGAGGTGATGCGGTTGCGGTCCTGATGGAGGATTACGACGAAGCCCGCGCAGCAGCTTGACGTCATCAGCACAATAATACGACGAGAAGGGGAACAGAAACATGAGAAGGCGAAGCATTCTCGGGGCAGCCGCCGTGGCGGCCATGCTCATGTCTTTCCAGACACTGGCGGTCGCGCAGACGAAGGGGGGCGATATCGTCATCGGCATCAGCCAGGCGCCGCCGTCACTTGATGCGCAGATTACATCGGCGCAGGCGGCACGAAAT encodes:
- a CDS encoding GntR family transcriptional regulator → MIEPTRAAEAAGADWQRLQPQTLVDLAIEAIIAGASAGLILPGDRIVEAELARKLGVSRVPVREALRLLESQGVVINEPYKGIRLRPVTNERVSDLIEARIALEASATARAVSGGRNRGAHLDLLRSAVGEMELMAARGDAYGVAVADTRFHRALCLLGGNSVTLDLWETLARQFTIIFGLATFGKPMFGVVEEHQELLAIFEAGDIAAISATLDDHITVMNHAMDYEAIIARRRAEREEQ
- a CDS encoding succinylglutamate desuccinylase/aspartoacylase family protein, yielding MGTSTESRIRCDIDLDASGRQAGYLRAPLSRNTSGWGTVEIPIVSVKNGSGPTVLFTGGVHGDEYEGQIAVSRLARSLDPSTIQGRVIMIPALNMPAVMNDTRLSPVDNRDMNRCFPGNPRGTFSEMLAHFVDALLLPHVDISVDLHTAGHSGDSALSTNMHYVKDGALRDRTMAAASAFGAPYNVVFWGVDEGATLTSSVERRGILSLGTELGGWGRVNVEGVRIADRALTNILKHFELMDGQPDTRQRDGSPRTRHMMVRDAAGYSFAPANGLFEPRHVVGDVCKAGDLAGLLHFVEDVDRAPIEVRYKLDGVLWMSAGPGRVQRGDAVAVLMEDYDEARAAA